From Methanosarcina lacustris Z-7289, one genomic window encodes:
- a CDS encoding DUF362 domain-containing protein, with amino-acid sequence MKEGKNYHSYKYSHSKKIHIKYRIKHLWHKIENSFVFMALASFFWLVYKSGTKPSRIVYPCQKAAAASLSTFVILAIVSSPLFIYMKKIRTFFTHDFKLNKLFLSIAIIAAIFGVFLAIDYYNTMPMNSPVESGINGKVLSTSEQVNLGTQCEYATIPAAYDLPSPHKVVTVHDSNSSTWEGEGNPNKYMNQTEIDKMVDVGIMELTGTTSPQDGWRKIIPYANGQSVAIKVNFNNNWYFSSSGFYYDDDSNTNMLNYAAVVNSVIRGLKSIGVPSDKIWITDPSRPVHDQFRDRIDDKGVQYYINQNCEAYIEGRPNVFVTGYVPDNSVYASTSTAYDEKIRPAQVFADATYIINMPQLKGHGFTSVGRVTLGLKNHFGSVYYTADALGDDPAHDADPFAKLLADINNNSVFRDKTRLVVGDGIMGNPNINYGSPTLWSSFGNKPPETLFFGVDPVAIDSVMVDYIRREVGPQATGIVQFYAANLGLGVSESWDDNENYTCIDYHPIDLDSQM; translated from the coding sequence ATGAAAGAGGGTAAAAATTATCATTCTTATAAATATAGTCATTCAAAAAAAATTCATATTAAATATAGGATAAAGCATTTGTGGCATAAAATTGAAAACAGTTTTGTTTTCATGGCTCTTGCAAGCTTTTTCTGGTTAGTATATAAGTCCGGAACAAAACCTTCAAGAATTGTTTATCCTTGTCAAAAAGCTGCTGCTGCGAGTCTAAGTACATTTGTAATACTTGCAATAGTATCATCTCCACTTTTTATATATATGAAGAAAATTCGAACTTTTTTTACCCACGATTTTAAATTAAATAAATTATTTTTATCTATAGCAATTATAGCTGCTATATTTGGAGTCTTTTTGGCAATTGATTATTATAATACTATGCCAATGAATTCTCCAGTTGAATCCGGAATCAACGGAAAAGTTCTATCCACATCTGAGCAAGTAAACCTGGGAACTCAATGTGAATATGCAACAATTCCCGCTGCATATGATTTACCGTCCCCTCATAAAGTTGTAACAGTTCATGATTCGAATTCCTCTACCTGGGAAGGAGAAGGAAATCCGAATAAATACATGAATCAAACTGAAATCGATAAAATGGTAGATGTTGGAATAATGGAATTGACCGGAACAACATCTCCTCAAGATGGATGGAGAAAGATAATCCCATATGCGAATGGACAATCAGTTGCAATAAAAGTGAATTTTAATAATAATTGGTATTTTTCATCGAGTGGATTTTATTATGATGATGATTCAAATACAAACATGCTTAATTATGCCGCAGTTGTAAATTCGGTAATAAGAGGATTGAAGTCTATTGGTGTTCCTTCAGATAAAATATGGATAACTGATCCATCAAGACCTGTGCATGATCAGTTTAGAGATCGAATAGATGATAAGGGAGTGCAATATTATATTAATCAAAATTGTGAAGCATATATTGAAGGAAGGCCAAATGTTTTTGTAACCGGTTATGTTCCTGATAATTCGGTATATGCATCAACAAGTACGGCATATGATGAAAAAATAAGACCTGCTCAAGTATTTGCTGATGCAACCTATATAATAAATATGCCGCAATTAAAAGGACACGGATTTACAAGTGTTGGAAGAGTAACTTTAGGCTTAAAGAATCATTTTGGAAGTGTTTATTATACTGCTGATGCCCTCGGAGACGATCCAGCACATGATGCAGATCCATTTGCAAAACTTTTGGCAGATATTAATAATAATTCAGTGTTTAGAGACAAAACAAGGTTAGTTGTAGGGGACGGGATAATGGGTAATCCCAATATAAATTATGGTTCACCTACTTTGTGGAGTTCATTTGGAAATAAACCACCAGAAACTCTTTTTTTTGGGGTTGATCCAGTAGCAATAGACTCGGTTATGGTAGATTATATAAGACGAGAAGTAGGTCCACAGGCGACAGGTATTGTTCAATTTTATGCAGCTAACCTGGGATTGGGAGTTTCAGAATCCTGGGACGACAATGAAAATTATACCTGCATAGACTATCATCCGATAGATCTTGATAGTCAAATGTGA